A single region of the Mycobacterium lentiflavum genome encodes:
- a CDS encoding Rv0361 family membrane protein — MGGPHSPNHAVGGDRPVPYTEPVDFPHDPPVGETAFAPGPGNQHAPGGYPGPTPPPGYPKRRSTRRLVIGVLAAIALVAAMTAAIVYGVRTNGANTGASFSEASAKTAIQGYLDALENRNTDEIARNALCGLYDGVRDRRSDQALAKLSSDAFRKQFSQVQLTSIDKIVYLSQYQAQALFTMQVSPAAGGPMRGQVQGVAQLLFQRGEILVCSYVLRTGGSY; from the coding sequence ATGGGCGGTCCGCATTCGCCGAACCACGCTGTCGGCGGTGACCGACCGGTGCCCTACACCGAGCCGGTCGACTTCCCGCACGATCCCCCGGTTGGCGAAACCGCCTTCGCGCCGGGGCCGGGCAACCAGCATGCCCCGGGCGGCTACCCCGGCCCAACGCCGCCGCCGGGCTACCCGAAGCGGCGTTCAACGCGACGGTTGGTCATCGGGGTGCTAGCGGCCATCGCACTGGTCGCGGCGATGACGGCGGCGATCGTGTACGGCGTCCGCACCAACGGGGCCAACACCGGCGCCTCGTTCTCCGAAGCCTCGGCCAAGACGGCGATCCAGGGCTACCTGGACGCGCTGGAGAACCGCAACACCGACGAGATCGCCCGCAACGCGCTGTGCGGCCTCTACGACGGCGTCCGCGACCGCCGGTCCGACCAAGCGCTGGCCAAGCTGAGCAGCGACGCGTTCCGTAAGCAGTTCTCCCAGGTCCAGCTGACATCGATCGACAAGATCGTGTACCTGTCGCAGTACCAGGCTCAGGCGCTGTTCACGATGCAGGTATCACCTGCCGCCGGCGGCCCAATGCGCGGACAGGTTCAGGGCGTCGCGCAGCTGTTGTTCCAGCGCGGCGAGATCCTGGTGTGCTCCTACGTGCTGCGTACCGGGGGCTCGTACTAG
- a CDS encoding HesB/IscA family protein: MTVQNESSATTTHGVILTEAAATKAKSLLDQEGRDDLALRIAVQPGGCAGLRYNLFFDDRSLEGDLTADFGGVTLTVDRMSAPYVEGASIDFVDTIEKQGFTIDNPNATGSCACGDSFN; this comes from the coding sequence ATGACGGTGCAAAACGAGTCGAGCGCCACGACCACCCACGGCGTAATCCTGACCGAGGCCGCCGCCACCAAGGCGAAGTCCCTGCTGGACCAAGAGGGACGCGACGACCTGGCGCTGCGTATCGCCGTTCAGCCGGGCGGATGCGCCGGCCTGCGCTACAACCTGTTCTTCGACGACCGTTCGCTGGAAGGCGATCTGACCGCCGACTTCGGTGGCGTGACGCTGACGGTGGACCGGATGAGCGCTCCGTATGTCGAAGGCGCCTCGATCGACTTCGTGGACACCATCGAGAAGCAGGGCTTCACCATCGACAACCCGAACGCCACGGGTTCATGCGCCTGCGGGGATTCCTTCAACTAA
- a CDS encoding glycerate kinase family protein — translation MRVLVAPDCYGDSLSALEAAAAIATGWTRSRPGDQFIVAPQSDGGPGFIEVLANRLGEKRRVEVAGPLDTTVEAEWVWEPETATAYLEIAQACGLALLGRPADPETALTAHSRGVGQLIAEALRAGARRIVVGLGGSACSDGGQGMIAELGGLEIARHQLADVELIAASDTEYPLVGPWGAARVFGPQKGADTATVAALEVRLEAWALQLEAVAGRDVSSEPGAAAAGGIGAGLLALGGRCESGAAIIAEHTHLADDLDIAELIVTGEGKFDEQSLHGKVVGSLAAAAGPLGIPVIVLAGQVGLEKTAVRTAGIMSALSMAEYAGSVGLALADAANQLMGLASQVAARLGNSGPARYR, via the coding sequence ATGCGGGTGTTGGTGGCCCCGGACTGCTACGGCGACAGTCTTTCGGCGCTGGAAGCTGCCGCCGCTATCGCGACCGGCTGGACACGGTCCCGCCCGGGTGACCAGTTCATCGTCGCCCCGCAGTCCGACGGCGGCCCCGGTTTCATCGAGGTGCTGGCCAACCGGCTAGGGGAGAAGCGGCGCGTCGAGGTCGCCGGGCCGCTGGACACGACGGTCGAAGCCGAGTGGGTCTGGGAGCCGGAGACGGCGACCGCCTACCTGGAAATTGCGCAGGCCTGCGGTCTGGCACTGCTCGGCCGTCCCGCCGACCCCGAGACGGCGCTGACGGCGCACAGCAGGGGAGTCGGGCAGCTGATCGCCGAGGCGCTGCGCGCCGGGGCGAGGCGCATCGTGGTGGGACTGGGCGGCAGCGCGTGCAGCGACGGCGGGCAGGGCATGATCGCCGAGCTGGGCGGCCTGGAGATCGCCCGGCATCAACTGGCCGATGTCGAGCTGATCGCCGCCTCGGACACGGAATATCCGCTGGTGGGGCCGTGGGGCGCGGCCCGGGTGTTCGGGCCGCAGAAGGGCGCCGACACGGCGACCGTCGCGGCGCTGGAAGTCCGCCTCGAGGCGTGGGCGCTGCAACTGGAAGCGGTGGCCGGTCGCGATGTGAGCTCGGAGCCCGGGGCCGCCGCCGCCGGGGGTATCGGCGCGGGTTTGCTTGCGCTCGGGGGCCGCTGCGAGTCCGGCGCGGCGATCATCGCCGAGCACACCCATCTGGCCGACGACCTCGACATTGCCGAGCTGATCGTCACCGGCGAAGGCAAGTTCGACGAGCAGTCGCTGCACGGAAAGGTGGTCGGTTCGCTCGCCGCGGCGGCCGGCCCGCTGGGAATTCCGGTGATCGTGCTGGCCGGGCAGGTGGGCCTGGAGAAGACGGCGGTGCGAACGGCGGGCATCATGTCCGCGCTGTCCATGGCCGAGTACGCCGGTTCGGTGGGATTGGCGCTGGCCGACGCCGCAAACCAGCTGATGGGATTAGCGTCACAGGTGGCGGCGCGACTCGGGAATAGCGGTCCCGCGAGGTACCGTTGA
- a CDS encoding DUF3043 domain-containing protein, which translates to MTPVVSDAAQEAAPRGSRTTGPKGRPTPKREAGRRNARKGPVAPAPKTAAEARARRKSLAGQKLSREERKAERTAGRARMTDRRERMMAGEEAYLLPRDQGPIRRYVRDVVDARRNLLGLFMPSTLGLLFVMFGAPQLQLYISPAMLVITAIMAIDGLILGRKVSRLVDEKFPSNTESRWKLGIYAASRASQMRRMRAPRPQVKRGSSVG; encoded by the coding sequence GTGACACCGGTTGTGTCCGATGCCGCCCAGGAGGCGGCGCCGCGCGGGTCGCGCACGACCGGCCCCAAGGGCCGGCCCACACCCAAGCGCGAAGCCGGCCGGCGCAACGCGAGGAAGGGCCCCGTCGCCCCGGCGCCCAAGACCGCCGCCGAAGCGCGGGCTCGCCGCAAATCGCTGGCCGGCCAGAAGCTCAGCCGTGAGGAGCGCAAGGCCGAGCGCACCGCCGGCCGGGCCCGGATGACCGACCGCCGGGAACGCATGATGGCCGGCGAAGAGGCCTACCTGTTGCCGCGCGACCAGGGTCCGATCCGCCGCTACGTGCGCGACGTGGTCGATGCCCGGCGCAACCTGCTCGGCCTGTTCATGCCGTCGACGCTGGGTCTGCTGTTCGTCATGTTCGGGGCTCCGCAGCTGCAGCTCTACATCTCCCCCGCGATGCTGGTGATCACCGCGATCATGGCCATCGACGGCCTGATCCTGGGCCGCAAAGTCAGCAGGCTGGTCGACGAGAAGTTCCCCAGCAACACCGAAAGCCGTTGGAAACTTGGCATTTACGCCGCCAGCCGGGCATCCCAGATGCGCCGCATGCGGGCGCCGCGGCCTCAGGTCAAGCGCGGCAGCAGTGTCGGCTAG
- a CDS encoding bifunctional adenosylcobinamide kinase/adenosylcobinamide-phosphate guanylyltransferase, which yields MRTLVLGGIRSGKSEWAEEAIAASVPSGQPVRYLAAGLSDDSDADWVDRIAKHRGRRPAHWSTVETLDITTELQQSPDTPTLVDDLGTWLTGTLDRHQAWVHGSVAAPVDAMLDAVGAFESTLVLVSPEVGLTLVPATASGRRFADELGCLNQRVAALCDQVVLVVAGQPLSIKPSGT from the coding sequence GTGCGCACCCTGGTGCTCGGCGGGATCAGGTCGGGCAAATCCGAGTGGGCCGAGGAAGCCATCGCCGCGTCGGTGCCGTCCGGGCAACCGGTCCGTTACCTGGCCGCCGGACTGAGCGACGACAGCGATGCGGACTGGGTTGATCGGATCGCGAAACACCGCGGGCGCCGGCCCGCGCACTGGTCGACGGTCGAGACCTTGGACATCACCACCGAATTGCAGCAGTCCCCGGACACGCCGACCCTGGTCGACGACCTCGGCACCTGGCTGACCGGGACCCTGGATCGCCACCAGGCCTGGGTGCACGGATCGGTGGCCGCTCCGGTCGACGCGATGCTTGACGCCGTCGGCGCGTTCGAATCCACGCTGGTGCTGGTCAGTCCCGAGGTCGGGCTGACCCTCGTGCCCGCCACCGCGTCCGGGCGCCGTTTCGCCGACGAGCTGGGCTGCCTCAACCAGCGCGTCGCGGCATTGTGCGATCAAGTGGTGTTGGTGGTGGCCGGTCAGCCGCTATCGATCAAACCGTCAGGAACATGA